One genomic window of Elaeis guineensis isolate ETL-2024a chromosome 2, EG11, whole genome shotgun sequence includes the following:
- the LOC105051045 gene encoding nuclear transcription factor Y subunit C-3-like, whose translation MDDSGRRQLPVMSEVQVPNLAMPYQANQMMGSTAPVSSWQLTTAFQAQFTQHRLSYQHIHKQQLQQLDQTLQMFWVSQYQEILATIDFKNHSLPWARIKKIMKADEDVRMIAAEAPVLFSRACEMFILELTYRSWAYAQENKRRTLQKNDIAGAVTRTDVFDFLVDIVPGEDLNEQVNANDSLSYDHVPPHVGTLGIIMSKPEVDQGLLYAQQPQSYMPQQFWQQQQTTQEQQPGEDS comes from the coding sequence ATGGATGATTCTGGGCGGAGGCAGCTACCAGTCATGAGTGAAGTCCAAGTACCCAATCTTGCGATGCCATACCAAGCTAACCAAATGATGGGCAGCACTGCACCGGTCTCATCCTGGCAGCTAACAACTGCTTTTCAGGCACAGTTTACCCAGCACCGACTCTCTTATCAGCACATCCACAAGCAACAGCTGCAGCAACTGGACCAGACACTTCAGATGTTCTGGGTGAGTCAATATCAGGAGATCTTGGCAACCATAGATTTCAAGAACCATAGCCTTCCATGGGCCAGGATTAAGAAGATCATGAAAGCAGATGAGGATGTAAGGATGATAGCAGCAGAGGCCCCTGTACTGTTTTCAAGGGCATGTGAGATGTTCATCCTGGAGCTGACATACCGCTCATGGGCTTATGCTCAGGAGAACAAGCGAAGAACACTGCAGAAGAATGACATTGCTGGGGCAGTCACTAGAACAGATGTCTTTGATTTTTTGGTGGACATTGTGCCAGGAGAGGATCTCAACGAACAAGTGAATGCTAATGACTCTCTTTCATATGATCATGTGCCCCCTCATGTTGGGACTCTGGGAATCATCATGAGTAAGCCTGAGGTGGATCAGGGCTTGCTTTATGCCCAACAGCCTCAATCTTACATGCCTCAGCAATTCTGGCAGCAGCAGCAGACAACCCAAGAGCAGCAGCCTGGTG